One segment of Streptomyces sp. NBC_01463 DNA contains the following:
- the dusB gene encoding tRNA dihydrouridine synthase DusB — protein sequence MTTLAPAPPLLRIGPHTVQPPVVLAPMAGITNAPFRTLCREFSGGKGLFVSEMITTRALVERNEKTMQLIHFDASETPRSIQLYGVDPVTVGKAVRMIVDENLADHIDLNFGCPVPKVTRKGGGSALPYKRPLLRAILKQAVSQAGDLPVTIKMRKGIDDDHLTFLDAGRIAVEEGVTAVALHGRTTAQHYGGTADWDAIARLKEHVPEIPVLGNGDIWCADDALRMMRETGCDGVVVGRGCLGRPWLFGDLVSAFEGTETRQAPSLRTVADVMLRHATLLGEWIGDESRGVIDFRKHVAWYLKGFAVGSEMRKKLAVTSSLEELGSQLQELELDQPWPDGADGPRGRTSGNNRVVLPDGWLKDPYDCAGVGADAELDTSGG from the coding sequence ATGACCACGCTCGCCCCCGCGCCCCCGCTGCTCCGTATCGGCCCGCACACCGTGCAGCCGCCGGTGGTCCTGGCCCCCATGGCAGGCATCACCAACGCACCCTTCCGCACCCTGTGCCGGGAGTTCTCGGGCGGCAAGGGGCTGTTCGTCAGCGAGATGATCACCACGCGGGCCCTGGTCGAGCGCAACGAGAAGACCATGCAGCTCATCCACTTCGACGCGAGCGAGACCCCGCGCTCGATCCAGCTGTACGGCGTGGACCCGGTCACGGTCGGCAAGGCCGTCCGCATGATCGTCGACGAGAACCTCGCCGACCACATCGACCTGAACTTCGGCTGCCCGGTCCCCAAGGTCACCCGCAAGGGCGGCGGCTCGGCGCTCCCGTACAAGCGGCCGCTGCTGCGCGCGATCCTCAAGCAGGCCGTCTCGCAGGCCGGTGACCTGCCGGTCACCATCAAGATGCGCAAGGGCATCGACGACGACCACCTCACCTTCCTCGACGCCGGCCGGATCGCCGTCGAGGAGGGCGTCACGGCCGTCGCCCTGCACGGCAGGACGACGGCGCAGCACTACGGCGGGACCGCCGACTGGGACGCCATCGCCCGGCTCAAGGAACACGTCCCGGAGATCCCCGTCCTCGGCAACGGCGACATCTGGTGCGCCGACGACGCCCTGCGGATGATGCGCGAGACCGGCTGCGACGGCGTGGTCGTGGGCCGCGGCTGCCTGGGCCGCCCCTGGCTCTTCGGCGACCTGGTGAGCGCGTTCGAGGGCACGGAGACCCGGCAGGCGCCCTCCCTGCGCACGGTCGCGGACGTCATGCTGCGGCACGCGACGCTGCTGGGGGAGTGGATCGGTGACGAGTCCCGCGGCGTGATCGACTTCCGCAAGCACGTGGCCTGGTACCTGAAGGGCTTCGCGGTCGGTTCCGAGATGCGCAAGAAGCTGGCGGTCACCTCGTCGCTGGAGGAGCTCGGCTCGCAGCTCCAGGAGCTGGAGCTGGACCAGCCGTGGCCGGACGGCGCCGACGGTCCGCGCGGCCGCACCTCGGGCAACAACCGGGTGGTGCTCCCGGACGGCTGGCTCAAGGACCCGTACGACTGCGCGGGCGTCGGCGCGGACGCGGAACTGGACACTTCGGGCGGCTGA
- a CDS encoding VOC family protein gives MPQMIFVNLPVKDIETTKGFFGKLGYSFNPQFSDERTACLVISDTIFAMLLEEPRFKDFTKKEIADASKSTEVILALSADSREKVDELVDAALASGGSPANDTQDLGFMYGRSFQDPDHHIWEVIWMDPAAVEAGGQG, from the coding sequence ATGCCTCAGATGATCTTCGTCAACCTGCCGGTCAAGGACATCGAGACGACCAAGGGCTTCTTCGGCAAGCTCGGTTACTCCTTCAACCCGCAGTTCAGCGACGAGCGCACCGCGTGTCTGGTCATCAGCGACACGATCTTCGCGATGCTCCTGGAGGAGCCGCGCTTCAAGGACTTCACCAAGAAGGAGATCGCCGACGCCTCGAAGTCCACCGAGGTGATCCTGGCGCTGAGCGCCGACAGCCGCGAGAAGGTGGACGAGCTGGTGGACGCCGCGCTCGCCTCCGGCGGATCGCCCGCCAACGACACCCAGGACCTCGGCTTCATGTACGGCCGGTCCTTCCAGGACCCCGACCACCACATCTGGGAGGTCATCTGGATGGACCCGGCGGCGGTCGAGGCCGGCGGTCAGGGCTGA
- a CDS encoding MFS transporter produces the protein MPELSHRRRMLVLAICCISLLIVSLDNTVLNVALPAMRQDLDASVAGMQWTIDAYTLVLASLLMLAGSTADRIGRRKVFMAGLVLFTLGSALCSLAPSLEALIAFRMVQAVGGSMLNPVAMSIITNTFTDPRERARAIGVWGGVVGVSMAAGPVVGGALVDSVGWRSIFWINLPVGLAALLLTWRYVPESRAPKARRPDPVGQLLVIALLGSLTYAIIEAPQKGWTSAEILLLAALAAASLIGLLMYEPRRTDPLIDLRFFRSVPFSGATVIAVSAFAALGGFLFVNTLYLQDVRGLSALDAGLYTLPMAVVVCVLAPLSGRVVAGRGPRIPLLVAGVAMAVSGLMFAAFDAETGNVSMFTAYVLFGLGFGAVNAPITNTAVSGMPRSQAGVAAAVASTSRQIGQTLGVAVIGAVLAAGVAGAGSSYGGGPASDFVSASRPAWWIITGCGVCVLLVGALSSGRWARETARRTAERLEGSEEASSPSAAGASAGQSSSASTRA, from the coding sequence ATGCCCGAGCTCAGCCACCGACGACGGATGCTCGTACTCGCGATCTGCTGCATCAGCCTCCTGATCGTCAGTCTCGACAACACCGTCCTCAATGTCGCCCTGCCCGCCATGCGTCAGGACCTGGACGCGAGTGTCGCGGGGATGCAGTGGACGATCGACGCGTACACGCTCGTCCTCGCCTCCCTCCTGATGCTCGCGGGGTCCACCGCCGACCGGATCGGGCGGCGCAAGGTCTTCATGGCCGGTCTCGTCCTGTTCACCCTGGGCTCGGCGCTCTGCTCGCTGGCGCCCAGCCTGGAGGCGCTCATCGCGTTCCGGATGGTGCAGGCCGTCGGTGGCTCGATGCTCAACCCGGTGGCGATGTCGATCATCACCAACACCTTCACCGACCCCCGTGAGCGCGCCCGTGCGATCGGCGTGTGGGGCGGCGTCGTCGGCGTCTCGATGGCCGCGGGTCCCGTGGTCGGCGGCGCCCTGGTCGACTCGGTCGGCTGGCGGTCGATCTTCTGGATCAACCTGCCGGTCGGCCTCGCCGCCCTGCTGCTGACCTGGCGGTACGTCCCCGAGTCCCGCGCCCCGAAGGCCCGCCGCCCGGACCCGGTGGGCCAGCTGCTGGTGATCGCGCTGCTGGGCTCGCTGACGTACGCGATCATCGAGGCGCCGCAGAAGGGCTGGACCTCGGCGGAGATCCTGCTCCTCGCCGCGCTCGCGGCGGCCTCGCTCATCGGCCTGCTGATGTACGAACCCCGGCGCACCGATCCACTGATCGACCTGCGGTTCTTCCGCAGCGTCCCGTTCAGCGGGGCCACCGTGATAGCGGTGAGCGCCTTCGCCGCCCTGGGCGGCTTCCTCTTCGTCAACACCCTCTACCTGCAGGACGTACGAGGTCTGAGCGCGCTCGACGCGGGCCTCTACACGCTGCCGATGGCGGTCGTGGTCTGCGTACTGGCGCCCCTGTCGGGCCGGGTCGTCGCCGGCCGCGGGCCGCGCATCCCGCTGCTCGTCGCCGGTGTCGCGATGGCGGTGAGCGGGCTGATGTTCGCGGCGTTCGACGCGGAGACCGGCAACGTGTCGATGTTCACCGCGTATGTGCTGTTCGGCCTGGGCTTCGGCGCGGTGAACGCGCCGATCACCAACACCGCCGTCTCCGGGATGCCGCGCTCCCAGGCGGGTGTGGCCGCCGCGGTCGCCTCGACCAGCCGCCAGATCGGGCAGACGCTGGGCGTCGCGGTGATCGGGGCGGTCCTCGCGGCGGGAGTGGCCGGCGCGGGCTCCTCGTACGGCGGCGGACCGGCCTCCGACTTCGTGTCGGCGAGCAGGCCCGCCTGGTGGATCATCACCGGCTGCGGGGTGTGCGTCCTGCTGGTCGGCGCGCTGAGCAGCGGACGCTGGGCCAGGGAGACCGCCCGCCGGACCGCGGAACGGCTGGAGGGGTCCGAGGAGGCCTCCTCGCCGTCCGCTGCCGGGGCGTCCGCGGGTCAGTCCTCGTCGGCGAGCACCAGGGCCTGA
- a CDS encoding helix-turn-helix domain-containing protein: MLRIHVSGWDLSKVRMATGPDALWETILSFHRLRDRRASTVFGKWRSETRPRLNGEVRLLSAVVPPRGYFPDFLTPYQLGAEPMDFATGMEALRDTPPERLRAELAVLGAQGSAGGRTATARAVTLDALGEGRAEPLGRLIGVLRAYHRAAVEPYWPHVQASVEADRAVRGRALLDGGAEELLASLPPVIRWRAPVLEADYPVDRELHLDGRGLLLQPSFFCRGAPVVYRDPLLPPVLVYPVTHAAAPVFAEPGPWLGRLLGNTRSTVLRVIGDGCTTSELARRAGVSLASASQHACVLREAGLVHTLRHGSSVLHTLTPLGGSLLRGGAPKLAMS, translated from the coding sequence GTGCTGCGTATCCATGTCTCCGGATGGGACCTTTCCAAGGTGCGGATGGCCACCGGGCCGGACGCATTATGGGAGACCATTCTCAGTTTTCACCGGCTGAGAGACCGGCGGGCTTCCACGGTGTTCGGGAAATGGCGCTCCGAAACCAGGCCGCGGTTGAATGGTGAAGTACGCCTGTTGTCCGCCGTGGTTCCACCGCGCGGCTATTTCCCGGACTTCCTGACGCCTTATCAGCTGGGCGCCGAACCGATGGACTTCGCCACCGGAATGGAGGCCCTGCGCGACACCCCGCCCGAGCGGCTGCGGGCCGAGCTGGCGGTGCTCGGCGCCCAGGGATCCGCCGGCGGCCGGACCGCGACGGCCCGGGCGGTGACGCTGGACGCCCTGGGGGAGGGGCGCGCCGAGCCCCTGGGCCGCCTCATCGGGGTCCTGCGCGCCTACCACCGGGCCGCCGTCGAGCCGTACTGGCCGCACGTCCAGGCCAGCGTCGAGGCCGACCGGGCGGTCCGCGGCCGCGCGCTACTGGACGGCGGCGCCGAGGAACTGCTCGCCTCGCTGCCGCCCGTGATCCGCTGGCGGGCGCCGGTGCTGGAGGCGGACTACCCGGTCGACCGCGAACTCCACCTGGACGGACGCGGCCTGCTCCTCCAGCCGTCCTTCTTCTGCCGCGGCGCCCCGGTCGTCTACCGCGACCCGCTGCTGCCGCCGGTGCTCGTCTACCCGGTCACCCACGCCGCCGCCCCGGTATTCGCCGAACCCGGCCCCTGGCTCGGCCGGCTGCTCGGGAACACCCGCTCGACGGTCCTGCGCGTCATCGGCGACGGCTGCACGACCAGCGAGCTCGCCCGCCGCGCCGGGGTCTCCCTCGCCTCGGCGAGCCAGCACGCCTGCGTGCTGCGCGAGGCGGGTCTCGTGCACACCCTGCGCCACGGCAGCTCGGTGCTGCACACCCTCACCCCGCTGGGCGGTTCGCTGCTGAGGGGCGGTGCGCCGAAGCTCGCCATGTCCTGA
- the bla gene encoding class A beta-lactamase has product MNSSRSLGRTPATPPAAGSSSAPPSRRALLSLGGAGAAGALLVAAAGPSRAAARPAGSGSVTARLRELERAHGARVGAFAYNVATGVAVRHRADERFPMLSTFKTLAAAAVLRDLDRNGEVLGRLVRYTKADCVSDSVVTDTPECIASGLTIDQLCEAAICDSDNTAANLLLRELGGPHAVTRFSRSIGDPVTRLDRWEPVLNSAEPWRRTDTTTPAALARSYARLVLGNALESHDRERLTGWLLNCRTSGTRFRLGLPPEWTIADKTGGGSYASCNDAGIAWTPDGAPVVLVVLTTKPDGDADATGDHPLVAGVAKVLAAEVVS; this is encoded by the coding sequence ATGAACTCCAGTCGGTCCTTAGGCCGGACGCCCGCGACACCTCCTGCCGCCGGGTCCTCCTCCGCGCCCCCCAGCCGCCGGGCCCTGCTCTCGCTGGGCGGGGCGGGCGCCGCCGGCGCGCTGCTCGTCGCCGCCGCGGGCCCCTCCCGGGCCGCCGCGCGCCCGGCCGGCTCCGGGAGCGTCACGGCCAGGCTGCGTGAGCTGGAGCGGGCGCACGGCGCCCGGGTCGGCGCCTTCGCCTACAACGTGGCCACCGGGGTCGCCGTCCGGCACCGGGCCGACGAGCGCTTCCCCATGCTCTCCACCTTCAAGACGCTCGCCGCCGCGGCGGTGCTGCGGGATCTGGACCGGAACGGCGAGGTGCTCGGCCGGCTCGTGCGCTACACGAAGGCGGACTGCGTCTCCGACTCCGTGGTCACCGACACCCCGGAATGCATCGCGAGCGGGCTGACCATCGACCAGCTCTGCGAAGCGGCGATCTGCGACAGCGACAACACGGCGGCCAATCTGCTGCTGCGCGAGCTCGGCGGCCCGCACGCCGTCACCCGCTTCAGCCGCTCCATCGGCGACCCGGTGACCCGGCTCGACCGCTGGGAGCCCGTGCTCAATTCGGCCGAACCCTGGCGGCGTACGGACACCACCACCCCGGCCGCCCTCGCGCGCTCCTACGCCCGCCTCGTGCTCGGGAACGCGCTGGAGAGCCACGACCGCGAGCGGCTGACCGGCTGGCTGCTCAACTGCCGGACCAGCGGGACCCGTTTCCGGCTCGGGCTGCCGCCGGAGTGGACGATCGCGGACAAGACCGGCGGCGGCTCGTACGCCAGCTGCAACGACGCGGGCATCGCCTGGACGCCGGACGGGGCACCGGTGGTGCTGGTCGTGCTGACGACCAAGCCGGACGGGGACGCGGACGCGACCGGCGACCATCCGCTGGTGGCCGGGGTCGCGAAGGTACTGGCAGCGGAAGTCGTTAGTTAG
- the nirD gene encoding nitrite reductase small subunit NirD, with the protein MTTQTLNGTMETAQDTRVIRLAAGDDWLTVCDRSLLTPGRGVAALLPDGRQVALFVDRAGRAYAIDNRDPFTGAYVLSRGLVGSQGGQPFVASPLLKQRFDLATGACLDDDEVSVPVFEVRAD; encoded by the coding sequence ATGACGACCCAGACGCTGAACGGGACGATGGAGACCGCGCAGGACACCCGGGTCATCCGGCTCGCCGCCGGGGACGACTGGCTCACGGTCTGCGACCGCTCCCTGCTGACGCCGGGGCGAGGCGTCGCCGCACTCCTCCCGGACGGCCGGCAGGTCGCGCTGTTCGTGGACCGGGCGGGGCGTGCGTACGCGATCGACAACCGCGACCCGTTCACCGGTGCGTACGTCCTGTCGCGCGGACTGGTCGGCTCGCAGGGCGGGCAGCCGTTCGTCGCCTCGCCCCTGCTGAAGCAGCGCTTCGACCTCGCGACGGGCGCCTGCCTCGACGACGACGAGGTCTCCGTGCCGGTCTTCGAGGTCCGCGCGGACTGA
- the ppdK gene encoding pyruvate, phosphate dikinase gives MSENEDLQKFVYDFTEGNKELKDLLGGKGANLAEMTNLGLPVPPGFTITTEACKVYLDSGDEPAALRDEVSAHLDALEARMGKKLGQADDPLLVSVRSGAKFSMPGMMDTVLNIGLSDASVVGLVAQSGDERFAWDSYRRLIQMFGKTVLGVDGDLFEEALEAAKQAKGVTVDVDLDAADLKKLVRQFKKIVTRDAGRDFPQEPREQMDLAIKAVFDSWNTDRAKLYRRQERIPGDLGTAVNICSMVFGNLGPDSGTGVAFTRDPASGHQGVYGDYLQNAQGEDVVAGIRNTVPLAELESIDKKSYDQLMQIMETLETHYKDLCDIEFTIERGQLWMLQTRVGKRTAGAAFRIATQLVDQGLIGEAEALQRVNGAQLAQLMFPRFDDDAKTERLGRGIAASPGAAVGKAVFDSYTAVKWSRSGEKVILIRRETNPDDLDGMIAAEGILTSRGGKTSHAAVVARGMGKTCVCGAEDLEVDTKRRRMTVGGRVIEEGDVVSIDGSTGKVYLGEVPVVPSPVVEYFEGRMHAGADDADELVAAVHRIMAYADRVRRLRVRANADNAEDALRARRFGAQGIGLCRTEHMFLGERREMVEKLILADTDQERETALEQLLPLQKADFIELFEAMDGLPVTVRLLDPPLHEFLPDITELSVRVALAESRKDANENDLRLLQAVHKLHEQNPMLGLRGVRLGLVIPGLFAMQVRAIAEAAAERKNAKGDPRAEIMIPLVGTVQELEIVREEADRVIAEVQAATGTDLKLKIGTMIELPRAALTAGQIAEAAEFFSFGTNDLTQTVWGFSRDDVEASFFTAYLEKGIFGVSPFETIDRDGVGSLVRSAVAAGKATRPDLKLGVCGEHGGDPESVHFFHEVGLDYVSCSPFRIPVARLEAGRAAAESRGSDSR, from the coding sequence GTGTCGGAAAACGAAGACCTTCAGAAGTTCGTCTACGACTTCACCGAGGGCAACAAGGAACTGAAGGACCTTCTCGGCGGGAAGGGTGCCAACCTCGCCGAGATGACCAACCTCGGGCTTCCCGTCCCTCCGGGTTTCACCATCACCACCGAGGCGTGCAAGGTCTACCTCGACAGTGGCGACGAGCCGGCCGCCCTGCGCGACGAGGTGAGTGCGCACCTCGACGCCCTTGAGGCGCGGATGGGCAAGAAGCTCGGCCAGGCCGACGACCCGCTGCTGGTCTCCGTCCGCTCCGGCGCCAAGTTCTCGATGCCCGGCATGATGGACACGGTCCTCAACATCGGTCTCTCCGACGCCTCGGTCGTCGGTCTCGTCGCCCAGTCCGGCGACGAGCGGTTCGCCTGGGACTCCTACCGCCGGCTCATCCAGATGTTCGGCAAGACCGTCCTCGGGGTCGACGGAGACCTCTTCGAGGAGGCGCTGGAGGCCGCGAAGCAGGCCAAGGGCGTCACCGTCGACGTGGATCTCGACGCGGCCGACCTGAAGAAGCTGGTCAGGCAGTTCAAGAAGATCGTCACCCGGGACGCCGGACGCGACTTCCCGCAGGAGCCGCGCGAGCAGATGGACCTGGCCATAAAGGCCGTCTTCGACTCGTGGAACACCGACCGGGCCAAGCTGTACCGCCGCCAGGAGCGCATCCCCGGCGACCTCGGCACCGCGGTCAACATCTGTTCCATGGTCTTCGGCAACCTCGGCCCGGACTCCGGTACGGGCGTCGCGTTCACCCGTGACCCCGCCAGCGGCCATCAGGGCGTCTACGGCGACTACCTGCAGAACGCGCAGGGCGAGGACGTCGTCGCGGGCATCCGCAACACCGTGCCGCTCGCCGAGCTGGAGTCCATCGACAAGAAGTCGTACGACCAGCTGATGCAGATCATGGAGACGCTGGAGACTCACTACAAGGACCTCTGCGACATCGAGTTCACCATCGAGCGCGGCCAGTTGTGGATGCTCCAGACCCGGGTCGGCAAGCGCACCGCCGGTGCCGCGTTCCGGATCGCCACCCAGCTCGTCGACCAGGGGCTCATCGGCGAGGCCGAGGCGCTCCAGCGCGTCAACGGCGCGCAGCTGGCGCAGCTGATGTTCCCGCGCTTCGACGACGACGCGAAGACCGAGCGGCTGGGCCGCGGCATCGCCGCGTCGCCGGGCGCCGCGGTCGGCAAGGCCGTCTTCGACTCGTACACCGCGGTCAAGTGGTCCCGCTCCGGCGAGAAGGTCATCCTCATCCGCCGCGAGACCAACCCGGACGACCTCGACGGCATGATCGCGGCCGAGGGCATCCTGACCTCGCGCGGCGGCAAGACCTCGCACGCGGCCGTCGTCGCCCGCGGCATGGGCAAGACCTGTGTCTGCGGCGCCGAGGACCTGGAGGTCGACACCAAGCGCCGCCGGATGACGGTGGGCGGCCGGGTCATCGAGGAGGGCGACGTCGTCTCCATCGACGGCTCGACCGGCAAGGTGTACCTCGGTGAGGTACCCGTCGTACCGTCGCCGGTCGTCGAGTACTTCGAGGGCCGGATGCACGCGGGCGCCGACGACGCCGACGAACTGGTCGCCGCCGTGCACCGGATCATGGCGTACGCGGACCGGGTGCGCAGGCTGCGGGTGCGGGCCAACGCGGACAACGCCGAGGACGCGCTGCGGGCCCGCCGCTTCGGCGCCCAGGGCATCGGGCTGTGCCGCACCGAGCACATGTTCCTCGGCGAGCGCCGCGAGATGGTCGAGAAGCTGATCCTGGCCGACACCGACCAGGAGCGCGAGACGGCCCTGGAGCAGCTGCTGCCGCTCCAGAAGGCCGACTTCATCGAGCTCTTCGAGGCGATGGACGGACTGCCCGTCACCGTACGGCTGCTGGACCCGCCGCTGCACGAGTTCCTGCCCGACATCACCGAGCTCTCGGTCCGCGTCGCACTCGCCGAGTCCCGCAAGGACGCCAACGAGAACGACCTGCGGCTGCTGCAGGCCGTGCACAAGCTGCACGAGCAGAACCCGATGCTCGGTCTGCGCGGGGTCCGCCTCGGGCTGGTCATCCCCGGCCTGTTCGCCATGCAGGTGCGGGCGATCGCCGAGGCCGCCGCCGAGCGCAAGAACGCCAAGGGCGACCCGCGCGCGGAGATCATGATCCCGCTCGTCGGTACGGTCCAGGAGCTGGAGATCGTCCGGGAGGAGGCCGACCGCGTCATCGCCGAGGTCCAGGCCGCCACGGGCACCGACCTCAAGCTGAAGATCGGCACGATGATCGAGCTGCCGCGGGCCGCGCTGACCGCCGGTCAGATCGCCGAGGCGGCGGAGTTCTTCTCCTTCGGCACCAACGACCTGACCCAGACGGTGTGGGGATTCTCCCGCGACGACGTGGAGGCCTCGTTCTTCACCGCGTACCTGGAGAAGGGCATCTTCGGGGTGTCGCCGTTCGAGACGATCGACCGGGACGGCGTGGGCTCGCTGGTCCGCAGCGCGGTCGCGGCCGGCAAGGCCACCCGCCCCGACCTGAAGCTCGGCGTCTGCGGCGAGCACGGCGGCGACCCGGAGTCGGTGCACTTCTTCCACGAGGTGGGCCTGGACTACGTCTCCTGCTCACCGTTCCGCATTCCGGTGGCCCGCCTGGAGGCCGGCCGCGCGGCCGCGGAGTCGCGGGGCAGCGACAGCCGCTGA
- a CDS encoding helix-turn-helix domain-containing protein, giving the protein MTTMVTAARSSIETPRIPRTEGAGGTDAPDASGTEVRRHELADFLRSRRERITPEQVGLVRGRRRRTPGLRREEVAQLSAVGVTWYTWLEQARDIQVSPQVLDALARALLLDRSERTHLFSLAAAIDPAPGTECPSITPALRTMLTQLEPIPACVQNSRYDVLAHNRTYGRLLCDMDAVAPEDRNIMLLCYTNEEWRSSVMDVAEVTRLLTAKFRASMAEHLAEPAWKALLKRLETASPEFREVWARHEVVGTGARSKVFRNAHVGLLRLETTDLWLGPAAGPRLVTYAPRDEETRERLERLQALVLADED; this is encoded by the coding sequence ATGACGACGATGGTGACGGCAGCGCGGAGCAGCATCGAAACGCCGCGGATCCCACGGACCGAGGGGGCCGGCGGGACGGATGCCCCGGACGCCTCCGGGACCGAGGTCCGGCGTCACGAGCTCGCGGACTTCCTGCGCAGCCGCCGGGAGCGGATCACCCCCGAGCAGGTGGGGCTGGTGCGCGGCCGTCGCAGGCGGACCCCGGGGCTGCGCCGCGAGGAGGTCGCCCAGCTCTCCGCCGTCGGCGTCACCTGGTACACCTGGCTCGAACAGGCCCGTGACATCCAGGTCTCGCCCCAGGTGCTCGACGCGCTCGCCCGCGCCCTCCTCCTGGACCGCAGCGAGCGCACCCACCTGTTCTCCCTGGCGGCCGCCATCGACCCGGCGCCCGGCACGGAGTGCCCGAGCATCACCCCGGCCCTGCGCACCATGCTGACGCAGCTTGAGCCGATCCCGGCCTGCGTGCAGAACAGCCGCTACGACGTCCTCGCCCACAACCGCACCTACGGCCGGCTGCTCTGCGACATGGACGCGGTGGCTCCCGAGGACCGCAACATCATGCTGCTCTGCTACACGAACGAGGAATGGCGCTCCTCGGTCATGGACGTCGCCGAGGTGACCCGGCTCCTCACCGCCAAGTTCCGGGCCTCAATGGCCGAACACCTCGCCGAGCCCGCCTGGAAGGCGCTGCTCAAGCGGCTGGAGACGGCGTCCCCGGAGTTCCGGGAGGTCTGGGCGCGGCACGAGGTCGTGGGGACGGGCGCCCGGTCCAAGGTCTTCCGCAACGCCCACGTCGGACTGCTGCGCCTGGAGACCACCGACCTCTGGCTGGGGCCTGCGGCGGGACCGCGGCTTGTCACCTACGCACCGCGCGACGAGGAGACCCGCGAGCGCCTGGAGCGCCTTCAGGCCCTGGTGCTCGCCGACGAGGACTGA
- a CDS encoding PhoX family protein — protein MERRTFLRTAVIGGSAAAFGGTLWRGAAFAGPAQPAAGPYGALQAANGNGILLPSGFTSRIVARSGQTVPGTSYAWHSAPDGGATFADGSGWIYVSNAEVSSGSGGGASAVRFDSSGTVTSAYRILSGTDNNCAGGRTPWNTWLSCEEVSRGYVHETDPWGVNAAVRRPALGRFKHEAAAADPDHGYVYLTEDETDGRFYRFRPTTWGSLSSGTLQVLVAGTGTSGPVTWTTVPDPDGSPTLTRYQVSGAKVFNGGEGCFYAAGTCWFTTKGDNRVWAYDANASSISLAYDDSLVTGGSAPLTGVDNVTRSVSGDLYVAEDGGNMEICLITPDDTVAPFLRISGQSGSEITGPAFSPDGTRLYFSSQRGTSGSSSGGITYEVTGPFRG, from the coding sequence GTGGAACGTCGGACCTTCTTGCGCACAGCGGTGATCGGCGGCTCGGCGGCCGCGTTCGGCGGCACCCTGTGGCGGGGTGCCGCCTTCGCCGGCCCGGCCCAGCCGGCCGCCGGCCCGTACGGCGCACTGCAGGCCGCCAACGGCAATGGCATCCTGCTGCCGAGCGGCTTCACCAGCAGAATCGTCGCCCGCTCGGGACAGACCGTCCCCGGCACCTCGTACGCCTGGCACAGCGCGCCCGACGGCGGCGCCACGTTCGCCGACGGCAGCGGCTGGATCTACGTCTCCAACGCCGAGGTCTCCTCGGGCAGTGGCGGCGGGGCGAGCGCGGTGCGCTTCGACTCCTCCGGAACCGTCACCTCCGCCTACCGGATCCTGTCCGGCACCGACAACAACTGCGCGGGCGGCCGCACCCCGTGGAACACCTGGCTGTCGTGCGAGGAGGTCAGCCGCGGCTACGTCCACGAGACGGACCCCTGGGGCGTGAACGCGGCCGTGCGGCGCCCCGCGCTGGGCCGCTTCAAGCACGAGGCGGCGGCCGCCGACCCCGACCACGGATACGTCTACCTCACCGAGGACGAGACGGACGGCCGCTTCTACCGCTTCCGCCCCACCACCTGGGGCAGCCTGTCCTCCGGCACCCTTCAGGTCCTGGTCGCCGGCACCGGCACCTCGGGCCCGGTGACCTGGACGACGGTCCCCGACCCGGACGGCTCCCCCACCCTGACCCGCTACCAGGTCTCCGGCGCCAAGGTGTTCAACGGCGGTGAGGGCTGCTTCTACGCGGCGGGCACCTGCTGGTTCACCACGAAGGGCGACAACCGGGTGTGGGCGTACGACGCGAACGCGTCCAGCATCTCGCTCGCCTACGACGACTCGCTCGTCACGGGCGGCTCGGCCCCGCTGACCGGCGTGGACAACGTCACCCGGTCCGTCTCGGGCGATCTGTACGTCGCCGAGGACGGCGGGAACATGGAGATCTGCCTGATCACCCCGGACGACACCGTCGCCCCGTTCCTGCGGATCAGCGGCCAGTCCGGCTCGGAGATCACCGGCCCGGCCTTCTCGCCGGACGGCACCCGGCTCTACTTCTCCTCGCAGCGCGGGACGAGCGGAAGCTCATCCGGCGGTATCACCTACGAGGTCACGGGACCGTTCCGCGGCTGA